The Elaeis guineensis isolate ETL-2024a chromosome 13, EG11, whole genome shotgun sequence genome includes a region encoding these proteins:
- the LOC105056364 gene encoding uncharacterized protein isoform X3: MADSVDVVLEFLRKNRFTKAEAALLGELNYRPDLNGSLQRHLSNEKEKVREGIGFGGATNSRQQAAGTCSREMSKEFIVKEIEVGGIGNGSESKKSFGSKQGQESGTSDLYAWNFGSANSATNSNLKDSGAITSNFADLLISEEPKHCCGLLALEKRDCAVETDSDPSAEQRISSIRSKSKTEIEVKPDVNQISGSKVDNAYAKDHLLESRWLKSEEPSKGCSMKAVFPFPVDNASSSYDGASGLGDDRKEPNNKGESNDDREVTKEQLDDACRPCFSGKSQESIEQKNTRSFDLPHIGENHREELPRLPPVRLKSEDKLVNLHWEEKVDHQASGMKLSGPDNTFMIGSFLDVPIGQDINSSGGKRTIGSSWLSVSQGIAEDTSDLVSGFATVGDDSIDYPNEYWDSDEYDDDDDVGYMRQPIEDETWFLAHEIDYPSDNEKGTGHGSVPDQEERVPRKDEDEHSFAEEDSYLSGEQYLHSKNIKQVASLEEPIELRMSEIYRGTDENDLIAHYDDQLLDIEELNLMRAEPVWQGFVTQGNKLVRLGNGKILHECEQGQPVDPFVENDLHGSVRSIGVGINSDAADIGSEVRESLVGGSSEGDIEYFHDHDGRISGRRHSQLDANKSRLNSSKKDKIRGTEQDPDNFILASENGSCLPDMSFIDGGFSFAPPARTRDMLEADSGKSLWSSRGNTVVGDDADECASGMVTEDMLATWRRKSSDSSPVRSLRDEKTSDAVRSSRNSTASSTSSYAYAEREDIKKGREYKANDAREEDPGTTLEDEEAAALQEQVRQIQAQDEEFETFNLKIVHRKNRTGFEEDKNFHVVLNSVIAGRYHVTEYLGSAAFSKAIQAHDLHTGMDVCMKIIKNNKDFFDQSLDEIKLLKFVNKNDPADKYHILRLYDYFYYQEHLLIVCELLKANLYEFHKFNRESGGEVYFTMPRLQSITIQCLEALQFLHGLGLIHCDLKPENILVKSYSRCEVKVIDLGSSCFETDHLCSYVQSRSYRAPEVILGLPYDKKIDVWSLGCILAELCTGNVLFQNDSPATLLARVIGIIGPIDQEMLVKGRDTYKYFTKNHMLYEKNQETNRLEYLIPKKTSLRHRLPMGDQGFIDFIAHLLEINPKKRPSASEALKHPWLSYPYEPISS; encoded by the exons ATGGCGGACTCGGTGGATGTGGTGTTGGAGTTCTTGAGGAAGAACCGGTTTACGAAGGCTGAGGCTGCTCTGCTAGGGGAGCTTAATTACCGGCCTGATTTGAATGGGTCGCTTCAGAGACACCTTTCCAATGAGAAAGAAAAAGTGAGAGAAGGTATTGGATTTGGGGGAGCTACTAATTCGAGACAGCAAGCTGCAGGCACATGTAGCAGGGAGATGTCCAAGGAGTTTATTGTCAAGGAGATTGAAGTAGGTGGCATTGGTAATGGGTCTGAAAGCAAGAAGAGCTTTGGTTCTAAACAGGGCCAAGAGAGTGGCACGTCGGATCTATACGCTTGGAATTTTGGCTCGGCTAATAGTGCTACCAATTCAAATTTAAAGGATAGTGGTGCCATTACCAGCAACTTTGCTGATCTCTTGATATCCGAGGAACCAAAGCATTGCTGTGGTTTGTTGGCATTAGAAAAGAGGGATTGTGCTGTTGAAACTGATTCTGACCCATCTGCAGAGCAAAGGATTTCTTCAATCAGGAGCAAAAGTAAAACGGAGATTGAAGTGAAGCCCGATGTCAATCAGATTAGTGGTTCTAAGGTTGACAATGCTTATGCCAAAGACCATTTGCTAGAGAGCCGGTGGTTGAAAAGTGAGGAGCCATCCAAGGGGTGCTCCATGAAGGCAGTTTTTCCATTTCCTGTGGACAATGCCTCATCTAGTTATGATGGTGCTTCAGGTCTTGGTGATGATAGAAAAGAGCCAAACAATAAAGGGGAAAGCAATGATGATAGAGAAGTCACAAAGGAACAGCTAGATGATGCGTGCAGGCCTTGCTTCTCGGGGAAGTCTCAAGAAAGTATAGAGCAAAAAAACACCAGGAGCTTTGATTTGCCACATATTGGTGAAAACCACAGGGAAGAGTTACCAAGGTTGCCCCCTGTAAGGCTTAAATCAGAAGACAAGTTAGTAAATCTTCATTGGGAGGAAAAGGTTGATCATCAGGCATCTGGAATGAAGCTTTCCGGTCCAGACAACACCTTTATGATTGGGTCTTTTCTTGATGTCCCTATTGGACAAGATATCAACTCTTCAG GTGGGAAACGAACAATTGGAAGCAGCTGGCTGTCTGTAAGTCAAGGAATTGCGGAGGATACTTCTGATTTGGTGTCTGGTTTTGCTACTGTTGGTGACGACTCAATTGATTACCCAAATGAGTATTGGGATTCTGATGAATATGACGACGATGATGATGTTGGGTACATGCGACAGCCTATTGAAGATGAAACCTGGTTTCTAGCACATGAGATTGACTATCCAAGTGACAATGAAAAGGGTACAGGTCATGGGAGTGTTCCTGATCAGGAGGAGCGGGTTCCAAGAAAGGATGAAGATGAACATTCTTTTGCTGAAGAGGACTCGTACTTGTCAGGCGAGCAGTATTTACATTCAAAAAACATTAAACAAGTTGCCAGTTTGGAGGAGCCGATAGAACTTAGAATGTCTGAAATATACAGGGGAACAGATGAAAATGATTTGATAGCTCATTATGACGACCAATTGCTGGATATTGAAGAGCTAAATTTGATGCGGGCAGAACCTGTTTGGCAGGGCTTTGTTACCCAGGGTAATAAACTAGTTAGGTTAGGGAATGGGAAAATCCTCCATGAGTGTGAACAAGGTCAACCTGTTGATCCTTTCGTAGAAAATGATCTGCATGGTTCAGTCAGGTCAATTGGCGTGGGCATAAACAGTGATGCTGCTGACATTGGGAGTGAAGTCCGTGAAAGCTTGGTTGGAGGGAGCAGTGAGGGGGACATAGAATACTTTCATGATCATGATGGTCGTATAAGTGGCAGACGACATTCGCAACTTGATGCAAACAAGAGCCGGTTGAATAGTTCAAAGAAGGATAAAATAAGGGGAACCGAGCAGGATCCAGATAACTTTATTTTAGCTTCTGAAAATGGTAGTTGTCTGCCAGATATGAGTTTTATTGATGGTGGATTTTCTTTTGCACCTCCAGCAAGAACTAGGGATATGTTGGAGGCTGATTCTGGTAAGTCTTTATGGTCAAGCAGGGGTAATACGGTTGTTGGTGATGATGCTGATGAATGTGCAAGTGGCATGGTTACAGAGGATATGCTTGCCACTTGGAGGCGAAAAAGTAGTGACTCTTCTCCTGTAAGGAGCCTTAGAGATGAGAAAACTTCTGATGCTGTTAGATCATCAAGAAATTCAACTGCATCATCAACCTCAAGCTATGCTTATGCTGAAAGAGAGGACATCAAGAAAGGACGAGAGTATAAAGCAAATGATGCGAGAGAAGAAGACCCTGGGACAACACTTGAGGATGAGGAAGCTGCTGCATTGCAGGAGCAAGTAAGACAGATACAAGCTCAGGATGAGGAATTTGAAACCTTCAATCTTAAGATCGTGCATAGAAAAAACAG AACTGGCTTTGAAGAGGACAAAAATTTCCATGTTGTTCTAAATTCAGTAATTGCTGGACGTTATCATGTTACTGAATACCTAGGATCAGCAGCATTCAGCAAAGCTATTCAGGCGCATGACTTGCACACAGGCATGGATGtttgcatgaaaattataaagaataaCAAAGATTTTTTCGATCAGAGCCTTGATGAAATCAAGCTTCTGAAATTTGTTAACAAGAATGATCCTGCTGACAAGTATCATATCTTGCGCTTATATGATTACTTCTATTACCAG GAACACTTACTGATAGTTTGTGAACTTCTCAAGGCAAACTTATATGAGTTTCACAAGTTCAACAGAGAATCTGGAGGGGAGGTTTATTTTACAATGCCAAGATTGCAG TCAATAACTATCCAATGCTTGGAGGCACTTCAGTTTTTGCATGGTCTTGGTCTTATACATTGTGACTTGAAGCCTGAGAATATATTGGTAAAGAGCTACAGTAGGTGTGAAGTGAAGGTCATTGACCTTGGCAGTAGTTGCTTCGAAACAGATCATTTATGTTCTTATGTACAGTCACGATCCTATCGTGCACCTGAGGTTATTCTAGGCCTCCCTTACGATAAAAAGATAGATGTATGGTCACTTGGATGCATCCTGGCCGAACTTTGCACAGGAAAT GTTCTCTTTCAAAATGATTCTCCAGCAACACTACTTGCACGTGTGATAGGAATTATAGGCCCTATTGACCAGGAAATGCTGGTGAAGGGACGGGATACATACAAATATTTCACAAAGAACCACATGCTGTATGAAAAGAATCAG GAAACCAATAGGCTAGAGTATTTGATTCCAAAGAAGACTTCCCTCCGCCATCGGCTTCCTATGGGTGATCAAGGTTTCATCGATTTTATTGCTCATCTGCTTGAAATAAATCCAAAAAAGCGTCCATCAGCATCTGAAGCATTGAAGCATCCATGGCTCTCCTATCCTTACGAACCAATATCATCGTGA
- the LOC105056364 gene encoding uncharacterized protein isoform X1, with the protein MADSVDVVLEFLRKNRFTKAEAALLGELNYRPDLNGSLQRHLSNEKEKVREGIGFGGATNSRQQAAGTCSREMSKEFIVKEIEVGGIGNGSESKKSFGSKQGQESGTSDLYAWNFGSANSATNSNLKDSGAITSNFADLLISEEPKHCCGLLALEKRDCAVETDSDPSAEQRISSIRSKSKTEIEVKPDVNQISGSKVDNAYAKDHLLESRWLKSEEPSKGCSMKAVFPFPVDNASSSYDGASGLGDDRKEPNNKGESNDDREVTKEQLDDACRPCFSGKSQESIEQKNTRSFDLPHIGENHREELPRLPPVRLKSEDKLVNLHWEEKVDHQASGMKLSGPDNTFMIGSFLDVPIGQDINSSEKHSVTAGGKRTIGSSWLSVSQGIAEDTSDLVSGFATVGDDSIDYPNEYWDSDEYDDDDDVGYMRQPIEDETWFLAHEIDYPSDNEKGTGHGSVPDQEERVPRKDEDEHSFAEEDSYLSGEQYLHSKNIKQVASLEEPIELRMSEIYRGTDENDLIAHYDDQLLDIEELNLMRAEPVWQGFVTQGNKLVRLGNGKILHECEQGQPVDPFVENDLHGSVRSIGVGINSDAADIGSEVRESLVGGSSEGDIEYFHDHDGRISGRRHSQLDANKSRLNSSKKDKIRGTEQDPDNFILASENGSCLPDMSFIDGGFSFAPPARTRDMLEADSGKSLWSSRGNTVVGDDADECASGMVTEDMLATWRRKSSDSSPVRSLRDEKTSDAVRSSRNSTASSTSSYAYAEREDIKKGREYKANDAREEDPGTTLEDEEAAALQEQVRQIQAQDEEFETFNLKIVHRKNRTGFEEDKNFHVVLNSVIAGRYHVTEYLGSAAFSKAIQAHDLHTGMDVCMKIIKNNKDFFDQSLDEIKLLKFVNKNDPADKYHILRLYDYFYYQEHLLIVCELLKANLYEFHKFNRESGGEVYFTMPRLQSITIQCLEALQFLHGLGLIHCDLKPENILVKSYSRCEVKVIDLGSSCFETDHLCSYVQSRSYRAPEVILGLPYDKKIDVWSLGCILAELCTGNVLFQNDSPATLLARVIGIIGPIDQEMLVKGRDTYKYFTKNHMLYEKNQETNRLEYLIPKKTSLRHRLPMGDQGFIDFIAHLLEINPKKRPSASEALKHPWLSYPYEPISS; encoded by the exons ATGGCGGACTCGGTGGATGTGGTGTTGGAGTTCTTGAGGAAGAACCGGTTTACGAAGGCTGAGGCTGCTCTGCTAGGGGAGCTTAATTACCGGCCTGATTTGAATGGGTCGCTTCAGAGACACCTTTCCAATGAGAAAGAAAAAGTGAGAGAAGGTATTGGATTTGGGGGAGCTACTAATTCGAGACAGCAAGCTGCAGGCACATGTAGCAGGGAGATGTCCAAGGAGTTTATTGTCAAGGAGATTGAAGTAGGTGGCATTGGTAATGGGTCTGAAAGCAAGAAGAGCTTTGGTTCTAAACAGGGCCAAGAGAGTGGCACGTCGGATCTATACGCTTGGAATTTTGGCTCGGCTAATAGTGCTACCAATTCAAATTTAAAGGATAGTGGTGCCATTACCAGCAACTTTGCTGATCTCTTGATATCCGAGGAACCAAAGCATTGCTGTGGTTTGTTGGCATTAGAAAAGAGGGATTGTGCTGTTGAAACTGATTCTGACCCATCTGCAGAGCAAAGGATTTCTTCAATCAGGAGCAAAAGTAAAACGGAGATTGAAGTGAAGCCCGATGTCAATCAGATTAGTGGTTCTAAGGTTGACAATGCTTATGCCAAAGACCATTTGCTAGAGAGCCGGTGGTTGAAAAGTGAGGAGCCATCCAAGGGGTGCTCCATGAAGGCAGTTTTTCCATTTCCTGTGGACAATGCCTCATCTAGTTATGATGGTGCTTCAGGTCTTGGTGATGATAGAAAAGAGCCAAACAATAAAGGGGAAAGCAATGATGATAGAGAAGTCACAAAGGAACAGCTAGATGATGCGTGCAGGCCTTGCTTCTCGGGGAAGTCTCAAGAAAGTATAGAGCAAAAAAACACCAGGAGCTTTGATTTGCCACATATTGGTGAAAACCACAGGGAAGAGTTACCAAGGTTGCCCCCTGTAAGGCTTAAATCAGAAGACAAGTTAGTAAATCTTCATTGGGAGGAAAAGGTTGATCATCAGGCATCTGGAATGAAGCTTTCCGGTCCAGACAACACCTTTATGATTGGGTCTTTTCTTGATGTCCCTATTGGACAAGATATCAACTCTTCAG AAAAACATAGTGTGACAGCAGGTGGGAAACGAACAATTGGAAGCAGCTGGCTGTCTGTAAGTCAAGGAATTGCGGAGGATACTTCTGATTTGGTGTCTGGTTTTGCTACTGTTGGTGACGACTCAATTGATTACCCAAATGAGTATTGGGATTCTGATGAATATGACGACGATGATGATGTTGGGTACATGCGACAGCCTATTGAAGATGAAACCTGGTTTCTAGCACATGAGATTGACTATCCAAGTGACAATGAAAAGGGTACAGGTCATGGGAGTGTTCCTGATCAGGAGGAGCGGGTTCCAAGAAAGGATGAAGATGAACATTCTTTTGCTGAAGAGGACTCGTACTTGTCAGGCGAGCAGTATTTACATTCAAAAAACATTAAACAAGTTGCCAGTTTGGAGGAGCCGATAGAACTTAGAATGTCTGAAATATACAGGGGAACAGATGAAAATGATTTGATAGCTCATTATGACGACCAATTGCTGGATATTGAAGAGCTAAATTTGATGCGGGCAGAACCTGTTTGGCAGGGCTTTGTTACCCAGGGTAATAAACTAGTTAGGTTAGGGAATGGGAAAATCCTCCATGAGTGTGAACAAGGTCAACCTGTTGATCCTTTCGTAGAAAATGATCTGCATGGTTCAGTCAGGTCAATTGGCGTGGGCATAAACAGTGATGCTGCTGACATTGGGAGTGAAGTCCGTGAAAGCTTGGTTGGAGGGAGCAGTGAGGGGGACATAGAATACTTTCATGATCATGATGGTCGTATAAGTGGCAGACGACATTCGCAACTTGATGCAAACAAGAGCCGGTTGAATAGTTCAAAGAAGGATAAAATAAGGGGAACCGAGCAGGATCCAGATAACTTTATTTTAGCTTCTGAAAATGGTAGTTGTCTGCCAGATATGAGTTTTATTGATGGTGGATTTTCTTTTGCACCTCCAGCAAGAACTAGGGATATGTTGGAGGCTGATTCTGGTAAGTCTTTATGGTCAAGCAGGGGTAATACGGTTGTTGGTGATGATGCTGATGAATGTGCAAGTGGCATGGTTACAGAGGATATGCTTGCCACTTGGAGGCGAAAAAGTAGTGACTCTTCTCCTGTAAGGAGCCTTAGAGATGAGAAAACTTCTGATGCTGTTAGATCATCAAGAAATTCAACTGCATCATCAACCTCAAGCTATGCTTATGCTGAAAGAGAGGACATCAAGAAAGGACGAGAGTATAAAGCAAATGATGCGAGAGAAGAAGACCCTGGGACAACACTTGAGGATGAGGAAGCTGCTGCATTGCAGGAGCAAGTAAGACAGATACAAGCTCAGGATGAGGAATTTGAAACCTTCAATCTTAAGATCGTGCATAGAAAAAACAG AACTGGCTTTGAAGAGGACAAAAATTTCCATGTTGTTCTAAATTCAGTAATTGCTGGACGTTATCATGTTACTGAATACCTAGGATCAGCAGCATTCAGCAAAGCTATTCAGGCGCATGACTTGCACACAGGCATGGATGtttgcatgaaaattataaagaataaCAAAGATTTTTTCGATCAGAGCCTTGATGAAATCAAGCTTCTGAAATTTGTTAACAAGAATGATCCTGCTGACAAGTATCATATCTTGCGCTTATATGATTACTTCTATTACCAG GAACACTTACTGATAGTTTGTGAACTTCTCAAGGCAAACTTATATGAGTTTCACAAGTTCAACAGAGAATCTGGAGGGGAGGTTTATTTTACAATGCCAAGATTGCAG TCAATAACTATCCAATGCTTGGAGGCACTTCAGTTTTTGCATGGTCTTGGTCTTATACATTGTGACTTGAAGCCTGAGAATATATTGGTAAAGAGCTACAGTAGGTGTGAAGTGAAGGTCATTGACCTTGGCAGTAGTTGCTTCGAAACAGATCATTTATGTTCTTATGTACAGTCACGATCCTATCGTGCACCTGAGGTTATTCTAGGCCTCCCTTACGATAAAAAGATAGATGTATGGTCACTTGGATGCATCCTGGCCGAACTTTGCACAGGAAAT GTTCTCTTTCAAAATGATTCTCCAGCAACACTACTTGCACGTGTGATAGGAATTATAGGCCCTATTGACCAGGAAATGCTGGTGAAGGGACGGGATACATACAAATATTTCACAAAGAACCACATGCTGTATGAAAAGAATCAG GAAACCAATAGGCTAGAGTATTTGATTCCAAAGAAGACTTCCCTCCGCCATCGGCTTCCTATGGGTGATCAAGGTTTCATCGATTTTATTGCTCATCTGCTTGAAATAAATCCAAAAAAGCGTCCATCAGCATCTGAAGCATTGAAGCATCCATGGCTCTCCTATCCTTACGAACCAATATCATCGTGA
- the LOC105056364 gene encoding uncharacterized protein isoform X2, whose amino-acid sequence MADSVDVVLEFLRKNRFTKAEAALLGELNYRPDLNGSLQRHLSNEKEKVREGIGFGGATNSRQQAAGTCSREMSKEFIVKEIEVGGIGNGSESKKSFGSKQGQESGTSDLYAWNFGSANSATNSNLKDSGAITSNFADLLISEEPKHCCGLLALEKRDCAVETDSDPSAEQRISSIRSKSKTEIEVKPDVNQISGSKVDNAYAKDHLLESRWLKSEEPSKGCSMKAVFPFPVDNASSSYDGASGLGDDRKEPNNKGESNDDREVTKEQLDDACRPCFSGKSQESIEQKNTRSFDLPHIGENHREELPRLPPVRLKSEDKLVNLHWEEKVDHQASGMKLSGPDNTFMIGSFLDVPIGQDINSSAGGKRTIGSSWLSVSQGIAEDTSDLVSGFATVGDDSIDYPNEYWDSDEYDDDDDVGYMRQPIEDETWFLAHEIDYPSDNEKGTGHGSVPDQEERVPRKDEDEHSFAEEDSYLSGEQYLHSKNIKQVASLEEPIELRMSEIYRGTDENDLIAHYDDQLLDIEELNLMRAEPVWQGFVTQGNKLVRLGNGKILHECEQGQPVDPFVENDLHGSVRSIGVGINSDAADIGSEVRESLVGGSSEGDIEYFHDHDGRISGRRHSQLDANKSRLNSSKKDKIRGTEQDPDNFILASENGSCLPDMSFIDGGFSFAPPARTRDMLEADSGKSLWSSRGNTVVGDDADECASGMVTEDMLATWRRKSSDSSPVRSLRDEKTSDAVRSSRNSTASSTSSYAYAEREDIKKGREYKANDAREEDPGTTLEDEEAAALQEQVRQIQAQDEEFETFNLKIVHRKNRTGFEEDKNFHVVLNSVIAGRYHVTEYLGSAAFSKAIQAHDLHTGMDVCMKIIKNNKDFFDQSLDEIKLLKFVNKNDPADKYHILRLYDYFYYQEHLLIVCELLKANLYEFHKFNRESGGEVYFTMPRLQSITIQCLEALQFLHGLGLIHCDLKPENILVKSYSRCEVKVIDLGSSCFETDHLCSYVQSRSYRAPEVILGLPYDKKIDVWSLGCILAELCTGNVLFQNDSPATLLARVIGIIGPIDQEMLVKGRDTYKYFTKNHMLYEKNQETNRLEYLIPKKTSLRHRLPMGDQGFIDFIAHLLEINPKKRPSASEALKHPWLSYPYEPISS is encoded by the exons ATGGCGGACTCGGTGGATGTGGTGTTGGAGTTCTTGAGGAAGAACCGGTTTACGAAGGCTGAGGCTGCTCTGCTAGGGGAGCTTAATTACCGGCCTGATTTGAATGGGTCGCTTCAGAGACACCTTTCCAATGAGAAAGAAAAAGTGAGAGAAGGTATTGGATTTGGGGGAGCTACTAATTCGAGACAGCAAGCTGCAGGCACATGTAGCAGGGAGATGTCCAAGGAGTTTATTGTCAAGGAGATTGAAGTAGGTGGCATTGGTAATGGGTCTGAAAGCAAGAAGAGCTTTGGTTCTAAACAGGGCCAAGAGAGTGGCACGTCGGATCTATACGCTTGGAATTTTGGCTCGGCTAATAGTGCTACCAATTCAAATTTAAAGGATAGTGGTGCCATTACCAGCAACTTTGCTGATCTCTTGATATCCGAGGAACCAAAGCATTGCTGTGGTTTGTTGGCATTAGAAAAGAGGGATTGTGCTGTTGAAACTGATTCTGACCCATCTGCAGAGCAAAGGATTTCTTCAATCAGGAGCAAAAGTAAAACGGAGATTGAAGTGAAGCCCGATGTCAATCAGATTAGTGGTTCTAAGGTTGACAATGCTTATGCCAAAGACCATTTGCTAGAGAGCCGGTGGTTGAAAAGTGAGGAGCCATCCAAGGGGTGCTCCATGAAGGCAGTTTTTCCATTTCCTGTGGACAATGCCTCATCTAGTTATGATGGTGCTTCAGGTCTTGGTGATGATAGAAAAGAGCCAAACAATAAAGGGGAAAGCAATGATGATAGAGAAGTCACAAAGGAACAGCTAGATGATGCGTGCAGGCCTTGCTTCTCGGGGAAGTCTCAAGAAAGTATAGAGCAAAAAAACACCAGGAGCTTTGATTTGCCACATATTGGTGAAAACCACAGGGAAGAGTTACCAAGGTTGCCCCCTGTAAGGCTTAAATCAGAAGACAAGTTAGTAAATCTTCATTGGGAGGAAAAGGTTGATCATCAGGCATCTGGAATGAAGCTTTCCGGTCCAGACAACACCTTTATGATTGGGTCTTTTCTTGATGTCCCTATTGGACAAGATATCAACTCTTCAG CAGGTGGGAAACGAACAATTGGAAGCAGCTGGCTGTCTGTAAGTCAAGGAATTGCGGAGGATACTTCTGATTTGGTGTCTGGTTTTGCTACTGTTGGTGACGACTCAATTGATTACCCAAATGAGTATTGGGATTCTGATGAATATGACGACGATGATGATGTTGGGTACATGCGACAGCCTATTGAAGATGAAACCTGGTTTCTAGCACATGAGATTGACTATCCAAGTGACAATGAAAAGGGTACAGGTCATGGGAGTGTTCCTGATCAGGAGGAGCGGGTTCCAAGAAAGGATGAAGATGAACATTCTTTTGCTGAAGAGGACTCGTACTTGTCAGGCGAGCAGTATTTACATTCAAAAAACATTAAACAAGTTGCCAGTTTGGAGGAGCCGATAGAACTTAGAATGTCTGAAATATACAGGGGAACAGATGAAAATGATTTGATAGCTCATTATGACGACCAATTGCTGGATATTGAAGAGCTAAATTTGATGCGGGCAGAACCTGTTTGGCAGGGCTTTGTTACCCAGGGTAATAAACTAGTTAGGTTAGGGAATGGGAAAATCCTCCATGAGTGTGAACAAGGTCAACCTGTTGATCCTTTCGTAGAAAATGATCTGCATGGTTCAGTCAGGTCAATTGGCGTGGGCATAAACAGTGATGCTGCTGACATTGGGAGTGAAGTCCGTGAAAGCTTGGTTGGAGGGAGCAGTGAGGGGGACATAGAATACTTTCATGATCATGATGGTCGTATAAGTGGCAGACGACATTCGCAACTTGATGCAAACAAGAGCCGGTTGAATAGTTCAAAGAAGGATAAAATAAGGGGAACCGAGCAGGATCCAGATAACTTTATTTTAGCTTCTGAAAATGGTAGTTGTCTGCCAGATATGAGTTTTATTGATGGTGGATTTTCTTTTGCACCTCCAGCAAGAACTAGGGATATGTTGGAGGCTGATTCTGGTAAGTCTTTATGGTCAAGCAGGGGTAATACGGTTGTTGGTGATGATGCTGATGAATGTGCAAGTGGCATGGTTACAGAGGATATGCTTGCCACTTGGAGGCGAAAAAGTAGTGACTCTTCTCCTGTAAGGAGCCTTAGAGATGAGAAAACTTCTGATGCTGTTAGATCATCAAGAAATTCAACTGCATCATCAACCTCAAGCTATGCTTATGCTGAAAGAGAGGACATCAAGAAAGGACGAGAGTATAAAGCAAATGATGCGAGAGAAGAAGACCCTGGGACAACACTTGAGGATGAGGAAGCTGCTGCATTGCAGGAGCAAGTAAGACAGATACAAGCTCAGGATGAGGAATTTGAAACCTTCAATCTTAAGATCGTGCATAGAAAAAACAG AACTGGCTTTGAAGAGGACAAAAATTTCCATGTTGTTCTAAATTCAGTAATTGCTGGACGTTATCATGTTACTGAATACCTAGGATCAGCAGCATTCAGCAAAGCTATTCAGGCGCATGACTTGCACACAGGCATGGATGtttgcatgaaaattataaagaataaCAAAGATTTTTTCGATCAGAGCCTTGATGAAATCAAGCTTCTGAAATTTGTTAACAAGAATGATCCTGCTGACAAGTATCATATCTTGCGCTTATATGATTACTTCTATTACCAG GAACACTTACTGATAGTTTGTGAACTTCTCAAGGCAAACTTATATGAGTTTCACAAGTTCAACAGAGAATCTGGAGGGGAGGTTTATTTTACAATGCCAAGATTGCAG TCAATAACTATCCAATGCTTGGAGGCACTTCAGTTTTTGCATGGTCTTGGTCTTATACATTGTGACTTGAAGCCTGAGAATATATTGGTAAAGAGCTACAGTAGGTGTGAAGTGAAGGTCATTGACCTTGGCAGTAGTTGCTTCGAAACAGATCATTTATGTTCTTATGTACAGTCACGATCCTATCGTGCACCTGAGGTTATTCTAGGCCTCCCTTACGATAAAAAGATAGATGTATGGTCACTTGGATGCATCCTGGCCGAACTTTGCACAGGAAAT GTTCTCTTTCAAAATGATTCTCCAGCAACACTACTTGCACGTGTGATAGGAATTATAGGCCCTATTGACCAGGAAATGCTGGTGAAGGGACGGGATACATACAAATATTTCACAAAGAACCACATGCTGTATGAAAAGAATCAG GAAACCAATAGGCTAGAGTATTTGATTCCAAAGAAGACTTCCCTCCGCCATCGGCTTCCTATGGGTGATCAAGGTTTCATCGATTTTATTGCTCATCTGCTTGAAATAAATCCAAAAAAGCGTCCATCAGCATCTGAAGCATTGAAGCATCCATGGCTCTCCTATCCTTACGAACCAATATCATCGTGA